A stretch of Lathyrus oleraceus cultivar Zhongwan6 chromosome 6, CAAS_Psat_ZW6_1.0, whole genome shotgun sequence DNA encodes these proteins:
- the LOC127095659 gene encoding uncharacterized protein LOC127095659 — protein MRRNRGSRAGQKSHNQNNESTNESVFTIRGVETSRADELIQGMCLVDDKLVVVLFDSGATHYFISITCVDFLKLEVVDLNKRITISTPSREMMVTCSVCVGCRITIKNRKFLVNLIVLPLHDLDVILEMDWLSANNVTLECKNKTITFGEDSGKVNKVKALTKKFMMMFSISVKEALNIENFPVVCEFPKVFLEDVPGLSLIREVEFSIDLVLGARPISISPYWMSPLELAELKKQLEKMLGKGVYHTKCITMGSSNLVYEKEIRFIYTLRRL, from the coding sequence ATGCGAAGGAACAGAGGTTCAAGAGCAGGGCAAAAATCCCATAATCAGAACAATGAATCAACAAACGAGAGTGTGTTTACTATTAGAGGTGTTGAAACCTCTAGAGCTGATGAGTTAATTCAAGGTATGTGCTTAGTTGATGATAAGTTGGTGGTTGTATTATTTGATTCAGGAGCTACGCATTATTTTATATCTATAACTTGTGTTGATTTCTTAAAGTTAGAAGTAGTTGATTTGAATAAAAGGATAACCATTTCTACTCCGTCAAGAGAAATGATGGTAACATGTTCGGTTTGTGTAGGTTGTCGCATAACCatcaaaaatagaaagtttttaGTAAACCTTATAGTTCTCCCACTACATGATCTAGATGTTATCCTAGAAATGGATTGGTTATCGGCTAACAATGTAACCTTAGAATGCAAGAATAAAACTATAACATTTGGAGAAGATAGTGGAAAAGTCAATAAGGTGAAAGCTCTCACTAAAAAATTCATGATGATGTTTTCTATTTCAGTAAAAGAAGCCCTAAACATTGAAAACTTCCCAGTGGTGTGTGAGTTCCCAAAAGTATTTCTAGAAGACGTTCCAGGTTTATCACTAATTAGGGAAGTAGAGTTTTCTATAGATTTGGTTCTAGGTGCTAGGCCAATTTCTATATCTCCTTATTGGATGTCACCATTAGAATTGGCAGAGTTAAAGAAGCAACTAGAGAAGATGTTAGGAAAAGGAGTTTATCATACCAAGTGTATCACCATGGGGAGCTCCAATCTTGTTTATGAAAAAGAAATACGATTCATCTATACTTTGCGTAGATTATAG